One window from the genome of Rhodobacteraceae bacterium S2214 encodes:
- a CDS encoding molybdopterin molybdenumtransferase MoeA (is involved in the formation of active molybdenum cofactor and the chelation of molybdenum): protein MGLIPPPLRNDCFAMPQGAHWTPVSDALAHLRAKLHPVCGAEGIPLAEGTDRILAGPAIALRAHPPVTNAAVDGYAFKGPIPDGPHELPLVAGRAAAGDPFAGTVPSGHAVRILTGADVPAGTDTIILQEDVTSSADAIAFHGPLKTGANARQAGEDMAKGATIFQGRRKLSPCDLATLASAGVGRLNVRKRLRVGVLSTGDELIEPGTMARPGKIYDANRPMLCAAIKAWGYDLIDLGIAGDDRDTIKNTLDQAAQDCDVILTSGGASAGDEDHISALLANTGSLALWRMAIKPGRPLALGIWDKTPVFGLPGNPVAAAVCAMIFARPALSVLAGAGWAEPICYQLPAAFSKTKKAGRQEYLRARLTRQGEVEIFGSEGSGRVSGLSWATGLVALPDHAMSIEPGTPVTYMPFTEMGL, encoded by the coding sequence ATGGGCCTGATACCTCCTCCTCTGCGGAACGATTGTTTCGCAATGCCGCAAGGCGCTCATTGGACACCTGTGTCTGATGCGCTGGCCCATTTGCGCGCAAAATTGCACCCTGTGTGCGGGGCAGAGGGTATTCCGCTGGCCGAAGGTACAGATCGTATTTTGGCCGGACCTGCGATTGCGCTACGTGCCCATCCGCCAGTCACAAACGCCGCTGTTGACGGGTATGCGTTCAAGGGGCCTATTCCTGACGGGCCGCATGAACTCCCGCTCGTCGCAGGACGCGCCGCCGCTGGCGATCCGTTCGCAGGCACGGTGCCATCCGGCCACGCCGTTCGTATTCTGACGGGCGCGGACGTACCTGCAGGAACCGACACCATCATCTTGCAAGAAGACGTTACCAGCAGCGCAGACGCCATAGCCTTTCACGGGCCTTTGAAAACCGGCGCGAATGCGCGGCAGGCGGGCGAAGACATGGCAAAGGGCGCCACCATTTTTCAAGGGCGCCGCAAGCTGTCGCCATGCGATTTGGCGACCCTCGCTTCTGCGGGTGTTGGTCGACTGAACGTGCGCAAACGGCTGCGTGTGGGCGTTTTGTCGACCGGTGATGAATTGATTGAACCCGGCACAATGGCGCGGCCGGGTAAGATTTATGACGCCAATCGCCCGATGCTATGCGCCGCCATCAAGGCGTGGGGCTACGATCTGATCGACCTTGGCATCGCTGGTGATGACCGCGACACGATCAAGAATACGCTGGATCAAGCCGCACAAGATTGCGACGTCATTCTGACATCCGGCGGTGCATCCGCCGGTGACGAAGACCACATATCTGCTTTGCTGGCCAACACAGGATCATTAGCACTGTGGCGAATGGCTATCAAACCAGGTCGCCCCTTGGCGCTTGGCATCTGGGACAAAACCCCTGTTTTCGGCTTACCAGGTAATCCCGTTGCAGCCGCCGTTTGCGCAATGATCTTTGCACGACCTGCGTTGTCAGTCTTGGCGGGCGCGGGCTGGGCAGAACCGATTTGCTACCAATTGCCAGCTGCTTTCAGCAAAACCAAAAAGGCAGGACGTCAGGAATACCTGCGCGCGCGCCTGACCCGCCAGGGCGAGGTTGAAATCTTCGGGTCCGAAGGATCGGGCCGTGTCTCTGGGCTAAGCTGGGCGACCGGTCTTGTAGCCCTACCCGATCATGCCATGTCCATTGAACCGGGCACGCCTGTTACCTACATGCCTTTTACTGAAATGGGTTTGTAG
- a CDS encoding molybdopterin guanine dinucleotide synthesis, producing the protein MVDWSGGNDRGTKPTSDAIWVGISRGDTSENPMYFRNRQVFAIWAQDFIETELTAGRTAMIGFDFPFGYPAGFGQHLTGTNDPLAIWDWFADRVEDAPKANNRFDLAGQINATLPGIGPFWGNGLGRDIDHLPRKGLTRTQNPFPERRAVEHLAKGAFTCWQLSGAGAVGSQIIMGLPVLQKLRLAFPDQINVWPFENLTAPISFVEIWPTIFAGQGPDHIIKDAHQVMATAHHLAQRTVTQLHADLHISAPVEGWILGVRDPHL; encoded by the coding sequence ATGGTCGATTGGTCCGGCGGCAATGATCGGGGGACGAAACCGACCAGTGATGCAATTTGGGTGGGTATCAGTCGGGGTGATACGTCCGAAAATCCGATGTATTTTCGCAATCGACAGGTCTTTGCGATCTGGGCGCAGGATTTTATCGAAACAGAACTGACTGCTGGCCGCACTGCCATGATCGGGTTTGATTTTCCGTTCGGGTATCCCGCAGGATTTGGCCAACACCTGACAGGCACCAATGATCCGCTTGCGATCTGGGACTGGTTCGCCGACCGCGTGGAAGACGCCCCCAAAGCCAATAATCGCTTCGATCTAGCAGGACAGATCAACGCGACCCTGCCGGGTATTGGTCCGTTCTGGGGAAATGGTCTGGGGCGCGATATTGATCACTTGCCCCGCAAAGGACTGACACGCACGCAAAATCCGTTCCCCGAACGGCGTGCGGTCGAACATCTTGCCAAGGGCGCATTCACCTGTTGGCAGCTGTCAGGGGCTGGTGCTGTCGGGTCTCAAATCATTATGGGCCTGCCTGTCTTGCAAAAGCTAAGGCTGGCATTTCCTGATCAAATCAACGTCTGGCCGTTCGAAAATCTCACCGCCCCAATCAGTTTTGTTGAAATCTGGCCAACGATTTTTGCAGGCCAAGGCCCCGATCATATCATCAAAGACGCCCATCAGGTCATGGCAACCGCGCACCATCTTGCACAAAGAACTGTTACACAACTTCACGCAGACTTGCACATCAGCGCCCCTGTCGAGGGTTGGATTCTTGGCGTGAGAGACCCACACTTATGA
- the mobB gene encoding molybdopterin-guanine dinucleotide biosynthesis protein B gives MKIFGVTGYKNAGKTGLMERLVTEITGRGFTVSTLKHAHHSFDIDHPGKDSYRHRAAGAHQVVLSSGNRWAMMTELRDTPEPPLADLLAHMAPVDLILVEGWKRDNHPKIEAFRAAPNNPLIATDDPTIKAVASDTQLDLDRPVFDLNDTATIADFILSETGL, from the coding sequence ATGAAAATTTTTGGGGTCACAGGTTACAAAAACGCAGGCAAAACCGGTTTGATGGAACGTCTGGTGACGGAAATCACAGGGCGCGGATTTACCGTTTCGACGCTGAAACACGCGCACCATAGTTTTGACATCGACCATCCCGGCAAAGACAGCTACCGACATCGCGCCGCGGGGGCGCATCAGGTTGTGCTGTCATCTGGCAATCGTTGGGCGATGATGACCGAACTGCGCGACACGCCGGAACCACCGCTTGCCGATCTGCTCGCACACATGGCGCCTGTCGATTTGATTTTAGTTGAAGGGTGGAAACGCGACAACCACCCTAAGATCGAAGCCTTTCGCGCTGCACCAAACAACCCGTTGATCGCCACGGACGATCCGACGATCAAGGCTGTTGCTTCGGACACCCAGCTTGACCTTGACCGTCCGGTTTTTGACCTGAACGACACAGCAACCATCGCAGACTTCATCCTGTCAGAGACGGGCTTATGA
- the mobA gene encoding molybdenum cofactor guanylyltransferase MobA: protein MKQPLGVILAGGQATRMGGGDKCLLPLGGQTLLKRVIDRLDPQTDGVILNANGDATRFADYDIKVVADSITGFAGPLSGVLAGLDHAADLGHSHIITAAADTPFFPCDLTPQLLLASETTGLALAASPSGRQPTFGLWPVALRDDLRAALNDGLRKVVMWTQKHNAGTAEFPDDQAFFNVNTPEDHKTAEAML, encoded by the coding sequence ATGAAACAACCACTCGGTGTGATCCTTGCAGGCGGACAGGCCACGCGTATGGGCGGCGGTGACAAATGTCTGCTGCCCCTTGGCGGGCAAACCCTGCTCAAGCGGGTGATCGACAGGCTGGACCCGCAGACGGACGGCGTGATCCTGAACGCCAATGGCGACGCAACCCGATTTGCCGACTACGATATCAAGGTTGTGGCGGACAGCATCACCGGTTTCGCTGGTCCCCTGTCCGGCGTTCTTGCGGGCTTGGATCACGCGGCTGATTTGGGGCACAGCCATATCATCACAGCCGCCGCCGACACCCCGTTTTTCCCGTGCGACCTGACGCCCCAGCTTTTGCTTGCAAGCGAAACGACTGGTCTTGCGCTCGCCGCGTCCCCGTCCGGCAGGCAACCCACATTTGGTCTGTGGCCGGTCGCATTGCGCGACGATCTGCGCGCTGCATTAAACGATGGCCTGCGCAAAGTCGTGATGTGGACGCAAAAGCACAACGCTGGCACCGCTGAATTCCCTGATGATCAAGCGTTCTTCAACGTGAACACGCCCGAAGACCACAAGACAGCAGAGGCGATGCTATGA
- a CDS encoding formate dehydrogenase accessory sulfurtransferase FdhD — MAQLDDISGYIIAPDPSAGRLTRAVQGTDQHGQPTHLNVVEERPLTIFLNSREIVTAMTIGDYPEFLALGFLKNQGMLADGEDVTGVDYDEELETVVVRTASATTFEEKLQKKTRTSGCAVGTVFGDMMEGLENVTLPETTVKTSDLYALAAHINRTPSLYLSAGAIHGTVLCQGNQPLVYMEDVGRHNAVDKIAGWMLSEKVPAADKILYTTGRLTSEMVIKTALMGIPVLASRSGFTAWGAEIAQQCGLTLIGRMKGQRFVCLSGEHRLIRDADPSQIADEPRKSGRKAG; from the coding sequence TTGGCTCAGCTTGACGATATTTCCGGCTATATCATTGCGCCCGACCCTTCTGCGGGACGGCTGACGCGAGCCGTTCAAGGAACAGATCAGCACGGGCAACCGACGCACCTGAATGTCGTCGAAGAACGCCCGCTGACCATTTTTCTCAACAGCCGCGAAATTGTCACAGCGATGACAATCGGGGACTATCCGGAATTCCTCGCCCTAGGGTTCTTGAAGAACCAAGGCATGCTGGCCGATGGCGAAGACGTGACGGGCGTCGACTACGATGAAGAACTGGAAACCGTAGTTGTGCGCACCGCATCTGCGACCACCTTTGAAGAAAAGCTGCAAAAGAAAACACGCACCAGCGGCTGTGCGGTTGGGACCGTCTTTGGCGATATGATGGAAGGGTTGGAAAACGTCACGCTGCCCGAAACGACTGTAAAGACATCCGACCTTTATGCACTGGCGGCCCACATCAACCGGACACCATCGCTTTACCTGAGCGCGGGGGCGATCCACGGGACCGTGCTGTGCCAAGGCAACCAACCACTGGTGTATATGGAGGACGTCGGCCGCCATAACGCCGTCGATAAAATCGCAGGCTGGATGCTGTCTGAAAAAGTGCCCGCCGCTGACAAGATACTTTACACAACCGGGCGACTGACGTCCGAGATGGTGATCAAAACCGCGCTTATGGGCATTCCGGTTCTCGCATCACGGTCGGGTTTCACCGCTTGGGGCGCTGAAATTGCGCAGCAATGCGGGCTGACCCTGATCGGGCGCATGAAAGGACAGCGCTTCGTCTGCCTGTCCGGCGAACACCGACTCATCCGCGACGCGGACCCATCGCAAATCGCCGATGAGCCGCGCAAATCAGGACGGAAAGCGGGATGA
- a CDS encoding AzlC family ABC transporter permease, producing MLSATEKSAYLAGIRDGWPFVFVAAPFSMLFGVVAIEAGLSLSQAMGFSVVVIAGAAQFAAMQMMVDGASIALVLLAALAVNLRMAMYSASLVPWLGTAPLWRRAAVAYFLFDQCYMASMSEYESTPMSVSDRFWFFMGTATPLVPVWIMFTAIGAIVGTSIPPEYALDFALPITFLAMIGPMMRTLAHVVAAFVSMCAGLALIWLPSGSGLLIAAGCAMVTGVVVESWMEKRT from the coding sequence ATGTTATCTGCTACTGAGAAATCCGCCTATCTTGCAGGCATTCGCGACGGTTGGCCGTTTGTGTTTGTCGCAGCCCCGTTTTCAATGCTGTTTGGTGTCGTTGCAATTGAAGCTGGGCTTAGTTTATCGCAGGCGATGGGGTTTTCTGTCGTCGTGATTGCAGGTGCGGCCCAATTTGCCGCGATGCAGATGATGGTGGACGGAGCATCTATTGCGCTGGTCCTGTTGGCCGCGTTGGCGGTGAACCTGCGCATGGCGATGTATTCCGCGTCATTGGTGCCGTGGTTGGGAACGGCCCCGCTTTGGCGGCGCGCTGCGGTGGCGTATTTCCTTTTTGATCAATGCTACATGGCGTCAATGTCTGAATATGAATCTACACCGATGTCAGTTTCGGACAGGTTCTGGTTCTTTATGGGGACAGCGACGCCATTGGTCCCAGTGTGGATCATGTTTACGGCCATTGGCGCGATTGTCGGAACGTCGATCCCGCCGGAATACGCGTTGGATTTCGCTTTGCCGATTACGTTTTTGGCGATGATCGGGCCGATGATGCGAACTTTGGCGCATGTAGTTGCTGCATTTGTGTCGATGTGTGCCGGGCTTGCGTTGATCTGGTTGCCATCCGGATCGGGCCTGCTGATTGCGGCTGGTTGCGCGATGGTGACAGGCGTCGTCGTTGAAAGCTGGATGGAGAAGCGGACATGA
- a CDS encoding AzlD domain-containing protein, translated as MTFSDAEIWLIIVALGIGTYLIRFSFLGLIGDRPMPPIVLRLLRYTPVAVLPAMVAPLVVWPDATGGDLDPARMAAAIATLAVGIWKKNLLWAIGAGAVTLYAGLYLTGQF; from the coding sequence ATGACCTTTTCAGATGCAGAAATTTGGCTGATCATCGTGGCGCTTGGGATCGGGACCTACCTGATCCGGTTTTCGTTCTTGGGGCTGATTGGTGATCGCCCAATGCCGCCGATTGTGCTGCGCTTGTTGCGCTATACGCCAGTCGCCGTGCTGCCTGCGATGGTGGCACCTTTGGTCGTTTGGCCGGATGCAACTGGCGGTGATCTAGACCCTGCGAGGATGGCAGCCGCTATTGCAACGCTTGCTGTCGGTATTTGGAAGAAGAACCTTTTGTGGGCAATCGGGGCAGGGGCGGTCACGCTTTATGCGGGCCTGTACCTGACAGGGCAGTTTTAG
- a CDS encoding aa3-type cytochrome c oxidase subunit IV, with protein MADHKHGEMDITVQEKTFDGFIKMVTRGTIAIIVFLIFLALVGG; from the coding sequence ATGGCAGACCACAAGCACGGCGAAATGGACATCACAGTTCAAGAAAAGACGTTTGACGGCTTTATCAAGATGGTGACACGCGGCACGATCGCAATCATCGTCTTTCTGATCTTCTTGGCGCTCGTCGGCGGCTAA
- a CDS encoding Lrp/AsnC family transcriptional regulator produces the protein MIEQLDTIDKSILTHLQQDATLSVDDLSERVNLSRNATWRRVKQLEQHGVITGRVALVDPKRAGCPLTAMVLIKTNQHEAGWIDTFRKALAGMPEIVGAYRMTGDLDYVLRVRVADVPAYDAFYKRLTSRISVSDISASFVMEEIKETTAVPLS, from the coding sequence ATGATTGAACAATTAGACACAATCGACAAGTCGATCCTAACGCACCTGCAACAAGATGCCACTTTGTCCGTCGACGACCTGTCCGAACGCGTGAACCTATCGCGCAACGCCACATGGCGGCGCGTGAAACAGTTGGAACAGCACGGCGTGATCACGGGCCGCGTCGCCTTGGTCGATCCCAAACGCGCCGGCTGCCCATTGACCGCGATGGTTCTGATCAAGACGAACCAACACGAAGCAGGTTGGATCGATACGTTCCGCAAAGCATTGGCAGGGATGCCCGAAATTGTCGGGGCTTACCGGATGACAGGGGATCTGGATTACGTCCTACGCGTTCGGGTCGCAGATGTGCCCGCCTATGACGCCTTCTACAAACGACTAACATCACGAATTTCTGTATCGGACATCTCGGCCAGCTTTGTTATGGAGGAGATCAAAGAAACAACGGCGGTGCCCCTCTCATGA